From Variovorax sp. J2L1-78, the proteins below share one genomic window:
- a CDS encoding TIGR04438 family Trp-rich protein has translation MWFLMLGVLGALLKYLEIGPVAQWSWWVVLIPFALALAWWAWADWSGYTKRKVIERENARKQARIDRQRSNLGLLSSKSNRSKRR, from the coding sequence ATGTGGTTCCTGATGCTGGGCGTGCTGGGCGCTCTCCTGAAATACCTCGAGATCGGCCCCGTGGCCCAGTGGTCGTGGTGGGTCGTGCTGATTCCCTTTGCGCTGGCGCTGGCGTGGTGGGCCTGGGCCGACTGGTCAGGCTATACCAAGCGCAAGGTCATCGAGCGCGAGAACGCCCGCAAGCAGGCACGCATCGACCGGCAGCGCAGCAACCTCGGGTTGCTGAGCAGCAAGTCGAACCGCTCAAAACGGCGTTGA